In Rhizoctonia solani chromosome 6, complete sequence, the sequence ACATGCAGACGGATTGAAACTCAAACCAAATCCTAAGGTAGCAGTTGCAATCACTGGCTGTAAAGACAATGAAGGTAACCACTTACCTGACTTGGAAGTCAACAGCAATAACCCCTTATGTGTGTCTTGGATTAAAGCCAACCGCAAAGCGCTATCAAACATAAGACTAAGAGTTGATGGAAGTGTACTTACTCACATACAAGGTTGTACAACTGCTGCCAACGCCTGGTCCATGTTAGAAGCCACATTTCAAGTCAAAGGTACTGTTGGACTCATTGACTTATGGAGACAATTCTTCAGTCATTGGATGACCAATGGTGAAGACATTGGGGAACACATCCAGCAAATGCGCAGattgtcatgacccaagaggcatggacacagataccctattattctattatctttttatctaaattttacgaattatatggaccaggggatgttcccaacatgaccacaggccatgcaggactcccctggcagagcaatcaacatagaatgtgaatggtccctttgtttagcctgttagctttgtcctctggttacttagtgaccatatgtccttagttgcattgttctattgttctcttagttacccatacctttgtagtatgtcttccattgttctcctttgtactttacagttcccttgttctgtatgatgtatataatgaagggagagttctggcattcagaccagaacttgacctcctgtcaatctactgactaccctccccactctcctgctctactctaaggggtcttgtgccatatttggcaagtaaactCTCTctctaaagtgttggttgcagtcttctgcttatccccaaagccagcactgcctctttaggcatatatcccattcttcattagtcagactctgacacaGATGGTACCAACAAATAAACAGTATCAGTAAGGACTTATGCACTGAGGTTGACTGGATAACAACGCTCATTGCAAGCTTACCTGATAGCTGGGATACGTTTATGCAATTGGTAAACTTCCAATTTGATCTAGACAACAAGAACAAGCAAGCAAATCAAATCAGCAATTTGAGGTTGCAAATATTAGCAGAATCCCACCGTAGAAATACTAGAGGTAATGATGGAAAGGCATTCTTTAGTACAAACAAACCAATTGTAAATAGAGCTATATGTACCAATGGTAAAGGTCCAGATAAGACTAAGTCAAAATGCAACAACTGCGGACATGTTGTAActgcactgtaaggtggttgttgtagacacattcaataccacagaatttattccaactttctcaattttaaacaaacttgaatggacaacattttcaatcacatgactttggcgcttatatcatatgctaagtgccaagccatgtccccatctgtgcttaatcagccacatagccacctccacctatgatgtcatcattgttgaaatatcatgtaaatactagatTCTTCTAGTATGTTCCATGCGCAGTAATCAAGTCAGTAAGTACAAGCCATTCAGTGCGCAGTCATATGCGCAGCACTTTACCATATCACTTGGTAGGcttcttgggatatataaaggccTGCACACAACCCCTCTATCCTTACCTCTCTCTCTCtacttctcttttactgtctttacttttgtatacaatttagtttagtaatacatttatatatacatctatatacatcaGATTTCAAcaatcatgacacgtcagtgacacatatgagtaaggccaactgtggagcagggttcttattggatgaggtattggatataatgtatttgtaattagctgtTCCATAGAATAtgtaaggaggccaaccaaccatggtaacacccaggttgattacctcttgttgcattccCCAACTGTTCAAGGGCCTGaagcccagtaactacttagatacTCACTTAGCACCCtgctgttatggatatgacatttcttcaataatctgtacttattttattaattacacaagtaatactacagtaaataaaatgagataaagatgcaaactagggttttcaaggtccctctatccaattgcagcCCTTACAGAACCTATAAGcttcaggaataccctcaatatgcaatatcttttgcatatatgctgttttctcactcatttaaatatacataaattcagctgagtagataaacagtaacaagtaatatttctcctgtttgtagtatttgttattcaagattctatcttgtggctacacacagaaatattcagggtcccccctatTGCATAGGgaagtgctccagcgcttaatcagtgcttaagcgctgacgcactaaatgcgccttttctccatcacccgggcatcccacactgcccagtcgcttgcgcttaggtgcgcctatttgtgcgctccagaacactgggtcaaacacccaaaacagacaacatttggcagagttatgccccatttactgtaagtacccaatgcagcagtatcctatctttgggactgtttactccaaggatgaaacacttagccttgggacatcaaagaacccacacaggtaaatactgccttggggcaaacattgccttggggcaaatattaggatctgttgtttgtttactatgtaccaaagtattggctccctcaagtgtttcagttgccacatgtacctcctgtaccccttcttggtatcaatcatgtatatacttgtttgtgcaccttctcaagGTAtcaaaggaccctgtgaagatgcttctaatgcatccacttatccatttatccactcttatatattgacatatactgttgtagacacactcaataccagggaatttattcccattttctcgattttaaacaaagtcaaacggacaacattttcaatcacgtgactttggcgcttatatcatacgcttaGCGctgagccacgtccccaacTGCGCtcacctcagcacacgtagccacctccacttgatgacatcattatgacacgtcagtgacacgtacgcatgagtaaggccaactgcggagcggggttcttatttgatacagtatttgttATAgcacatttgtaattagctagcctgtagaatatataaggaggccaattgaccatggtaacacccaggttgattacctcttgttgcactccacatactgtacaaggccttacagccagtaaccacctagatacacgccttaagcattgcctcactgtacttaggtaacTTGCcaacgccttatagcgtctagTTGCCATAGTTAGTTAGcttgttgtcataggtagcacccttgttgccttaagcaataCGTACTTAGtccatacggccacaagcgcccgctgcctcaacgccccttaaggacatctaggacactaggtaatcaaccttaagttggttgcaaaccgtgcccaccagcacacccacttagctcaacaacaagaaggcccctagtactagcacaagggaaaatcAGGTGATcaggattgccttttgctgtcaataatcaaaccagcattgtccccacctagtaccaaattgctataaggctaacgggttctaatcgtccgcataccaccaGTTGCCGCACCATTtgttagcaaccctagacagccaatccacccacttgcagaaACACTGCCCCGCATCATGCCCGTCcacggcagttgatcagggtaagaactgtccaacgctaggccggttgaggcaagggtttagcgtacacatacaataaagcgctcataagtcctgatataggcacatACTAGTCCCCACCCACcttccaccattacctcctgcaCCCCCCCTTGTTCTTCCTCCCGGGCATCCACCCACGCTGGCCAGTCATACCCCACACATccaatggcaacccgctcccggccaCCCTCTTGAGCCCGTTCCCCTGTTGATCAAGGACAGCTGGAACCCCTCTTTCCGCCAGCCTCCtctgagcttggcaaagtatCTCTCAagcgggtcatccgcctcCTCTGGGGACTCCAATCCCAGGTTGACCGCATCAAGCggaccctcttggaacaaaCCAAAATTAGCCGAGAGGTTTGGACCAATGTCAAGAACATCTTGCAAACGgtcaatactgtcaaggatgggcttgcccaactCCAGCACTCCCAGGGcccccacaccccagaagaaccaAAACCTCCTGCGGtcaaggaaactcccagggccgcgcccaaagctgagcctattggcaaggctcaaccattccttggggccccagcccctatcatctccacaggggcTCCCAGGCGCGACCCCCTCTCATTATTCAACCCATACCCTGCCTCCTCCTTCCCTTCATGACTGGCTCCAGccccccaaggacctccaccagcgcctaTCGTCACCCTGGCGCAGCCTCCAGtcccctccactgtaagggtggaccacccagatgccttcaaaggcaaaatagggttggaggccaaacaatggctaaCACGCGtgttggcctgggtttgCCTCAACCAGAGGCAGTTCCCCTTggacctggaggtcctcAGCTTCCTTCTCATGAACATGGAGGAAGCagcaggggcctgggcccatccccacctggaccaactagggtcccattgCGCACTCATCCAAACCATGGATGAGTTCAAAAACAAATTCCTGGCTGCTtttggcaacccagatgcAACCAGAGCAGCGGAGCAGAAAATCACTTCCCTCACTCAGACCGGCACTTGTGCCAAATATATTACTAAGTTCTgcacgctgcaaatggaactcaactggaacaacgccacGCTCTGCGGCCAATTCGCGCAAGGAattcactgggaggtccaaagacagattgccacaagggaaaggcaaccctgaaccctgagggagctgcaagacgctgccctcatcattgacaatgcCCTCCGCAAGGAGcaagccagccacccgcaacaGGGTAGTAAGCCTGGTAAAACTTCTTCCACCCCCAAccggggggcaagtaccggccaacaggccacaaaaaccggtcccctctcctccaatcccaactatgtcttggaagaggaacgcaaccgccgccgcgcagagggcctctgtgtcaaatgcggtaAACCAGGGCATAAGTTTGCCAAATGCCGGACtggatggaaggccacccccaaggaggataaggggaaggctaaggaaaccgccaaaactggcaaagactccaagtaccaatcgggaaaagagtaagggtacctgctgccacgtgcaaggaccctaaggactctgggcttatAGAATTTTGTAACATATCCAATAGCatcaatagaatctcccctcTTTTTACAATCTCaattaagccagagaaacaagcagaaccactagaagtcctgatagactcaggcgccacctcatcttTCCTACACCCCGTACCGCCAAGGCACTACGCCTACCTCTCATAGACCTTCCCACTCCCCAAACCAtcactatgctcaatgggtcaagcccccaggcaggaaaaatctggaaaaaggccaaccttaccttctcctttgatggcaaacaaatgaccaAGACGTTCCTGAtctgtaacacagggtctcatgctgccatcttgggattgaaatggctagacgcccacaacccagagattgattggaactcgCGCACCTTAACCTTTCCTCATGCCCCACCtgaacatgtggccattgccaaggaggaagaagcagacaataacccccttgaaggagtcccctccaagtaccaccagtatgctaaggtatttggagaggaggaattcaataagctcccCCCTCATTGGCACTATGACATTGCCATTGAACtcacggaagaaggcccacTCAATTCCCCAttgtatagcatgactgacgccaagtccgccacactcaaggactggctcagggacaaactcaaggccgGAAAAATCCGCCCTAGCAAATTGTCAATCAGTTctcctgtcatgtttgtacccaagaaggatggaACCCGTTGTCTGGTTGTCAATTACCGCCACCTTAACAATTGtaccaagaaaaacgtttacccgctaccccgtcctgacaacctcatggcccaactacgcggtgccaaggtctttacaAAGCTTGACCTATGCTGGGGGTACAATAATGTCCAggtaaaggaaggtgacaaatggaagactgcctTCCGCACTAAGTACGGCCTCTACAAGTCCCTGGTAATGACATTTGGGCTGACCAACGCCCctgctgccttccaacacttcatgaacaaactgttcaaggacttactggatgtatgcgtcatcatctaccttgatgatatcctgatctattccaaggatgacgtATCACATACTCAacatgttcatgaagtctTACGCCACGTCATGGAAAaccagctattctgtaaagcatccaaatgcaccttccatgtCACGTCAgtagaatacctgggaattcttgtattggataaggggtttagcctggataagctcaagatccaggctgtTCAGGAATGGCCCATGCCCACCAAGGTTAACAAAGTCCAgtccttccttgggtttgcaAACTTCCTACAacgctttgttgccaatttcagccacaCAGCCAGGCCATTACACAATCTGGTCAAAAAGGATACGGCCTGGAATTGGGGtaccaaggaacaagaagctttcCAGGGTCTAAAGGATGCCATCACAGACGCGCCGGTCCTCTGTCACGCTGATCCAACCAAGCCTTacttcttggaaacagatgcatcaggcgcagccttgggttccatactcagccaaagaCAGGAAGATGGACGTCTACACCCACTGGGATTCTTGTCTGAATTGTTCAAAGGTGCTGAGCAAAATTACAACAcacacaacaaggaactcctggccatcatctgttcatttgagtactggcgtatcttcctggaagggactCTTCACCCCATCACAGTTTTCACGGATCATTGGaatttggaatattggaaggaatcAAGAACATTTAACCGttgccatgcacaatggcaccttcTGCTAGCCGGGTACAATTTCCAGATTGTCTATTGCCCCgggaagcaatcagggaaaccagacgccctttTGCGCCGTTCAGATCACGCCAATATTCCACCTGCAgatcaaaccatgctcccagaccccatatttgccaacgttgcccTAGTaactcccaaaaaagagctacaacgccagatcaaGGCTTCCCTAGACCAAGATGAATCCCTGGAAGAAATCTTGCAGTTCCTACAAaatgagtccaaggcaccaccctcCATTAAACGCGCATTTaaggattacaaaatggaggcCGGCCTATTGTTTTACCAAGGACGGATTGTAGTACCAGATGTAGGGACCCTAAGGACAGACCTACTTTGGATCTTCCACAATAGTCCATTGGCGGGCCACCCAGGCAGACAGCGGACCTTAGAATTGGTATCCAGGAACTattactggcctggcatccgtgcTGACATGTACTGGCACGTTGACTCATGTGGAACCTGCCAAAGGATCCAAaaacccaagtacgcgtCCATCCCACCTCAACCTCTGgaactcccatcacgcccTTGGCAACATGTATTGTACaatatgatagtagacctgccaAAAGACGGAAGCAACAACTCTATACtagtcattgtggatagctttACCAAATACGTCATCCTGGTAGAGtgttccaaaaagctcaaagccacGGAACTGGCGGACCTATTTCTACgccacgtatggaaacgttacggcatgcctgaaaaGACAGTATCAGATTGAGGACAAGTCTTCAATGATAAATTCCTGAAAgccctgtaccaacgcctggggatagacccccacttctcctcagcctaccatcctcaaagcAATGGACAGACAGAGCGCATAAACCCTACGGTTGAACATTTCTtaagggcttactcaggaaTAAATCAgaaggactgggtcaaatggttaccaatggcggaatttgcctacaacaatgcagtACACAgttcaacaggcaaatccccattcAAGGCACTGTACGGTTGGGAACCTTCCTTGACCCTGAGTAACGTAccaacagacgtccctgaggcagacaacttggcaacccagatggaagcacaatggcgggaaataaaGGCTGCGCTCCAGCAATCAAAGATATGCATGatagccagagaaacaagagAACCACTTGAATTTGAAATAGGGGAAGaagtctggctagacgccaagaacgtAAAACTAAagaccccaagtcccaagctaaccaAACAACGGCTAGGACCCTTCAAagtaaccaagaaaatctccgaccgggCATACCGTCTGGAACTCCCGCCAACAATgaggatccacaatgtcttctatgtaggactactgtccaaagtcaaaagggacaaaaagcgtaACTTTGAAAACCATCCTCCACCAGTCACCATagatggagaggaagaatatgaggtAGAAGGAATCACGGACGCAGAAGAGAGggaagggaaatggttcttccaagtcaaatggaaaggatacggcTTGGAAGAAAATacgtgggaaccccaagaaaacctaGAAAACGCGGGGAAAATTTTAAAAAAGTACAAAGAagacatgaaaaagaaggcccttggcgctgccaaggcccttagaggggggcagtgttgtagacacactcaataccagggaatttattcccattttcttgattttaaacgaagtcaaacagacaacattttcaatcacgtgacttcggcgcttatatcatacgctaagcgccaagccatgtccccaacTGCGCtcacctcagcacacgtagccacctccacttgatgacatcattatgacacgtcagtgacatgtacgcatgagtaaggccaactgcggagcggggttcttatttgatacagtatttgttATAgcacatttgtaattagctagcctgtagaatatataaggaggccaattgaccatggtaacacccaggttgattacctcttgttgcactccacatactgtacaaggccttacagccagtaaccacctagatacacgccttaagcgttgcctcactgtacttaggtaacTTGCcaacgccttatagcgtctagTTGCCATAGTTagttagcttgttgttgtaggtagcacccttgttgccttaagcaataCGTACTTAGtccatacggccacaagtgcccgctgccttgacgccccttaaggacgtctaggacatatacacacaagccttcaacagcttatctgcgcatttactttagtgattgactcactgtaaatagcataggaggttatttggtgcactaagaccataggccagtcccaacagacacagggtaacctattagtgtacttactgcaaccctgtgacccttgactgtcacagtagttgagttcaacattgagtatagtgcaacaatactgtaaggattgttgtgattgagtgatagtgtttcaatccaccataccccccatattgtagatagctttatctgcaatatctcttaaatcctagatatatcttaggtaaaccccataagtcttaagtcttgcTTAAGCATCCAGAAGTCCTATAtgtattaggcaaatcctataaatcctgtacattagtcaggtaacccctTTACCTAAGgcactatcccagagaccttaagcatacatacccttagtcacttaggcttaagtaacactAGTCTAAGATACTATAcacaaccaaccacctgcacttcatagttgctagactatttgttaggagttgttattcctgataacctagcttatattgtgcatatattctgtgcatatttTCTGATTCTTattactagttcttagttattcccctatacattttgtatatagtaattctttcttactcctgtacttacacaactcttaacaggcaggcgcttaaggccatactactacactgcaATCTAACTATGTAAGGCTATCTATTGTctgaccgcttaaggcagcatcTACTGGTGTATCTACAttgacaaaggggcctgaggcctgggaggtgtggtgagtgaggaTAGGGGGTAGGTCTGTGATACTGCtggggggccagctacttagctggctatgactgcctcctcaatgaatatgagacaaggtaaaatcaacttggggtccccaagcaattttcctgcggtatatatagacaagaaggtaaatacatgtggtctgtgcgtgtgtgaaaagaagactacatgggaagtaagaagagtgctgcaggctgtgcagaagtgtggattcctcctaagtgcccttggcacagcatcttggtgcggcatcttgacataataagcaccaagatcacatgatcaaaaaacaaaaggtatagagtttgtaaaaaatattaaaaataatagaaaaatcaggcaattccaatggtatatgttaagagggtgtaacagtcTCCCAAGGTTCCAAGCAACATCCTGGGGAAGCAGCATTGCATTTGGTTAGCCAGAAATCTTAGGAACATATCCAAAACAAGTGTGTGTTATGAAATTTCTGAGTGGCTGAGTAGATACTACACATGACCACTATTGGCCCAGTTTTACTGCAATTGCCCAATGGTGCCCAACAGTACCTGAGCATTTCTGTCCTGGATGTctataaggacgtcaagggtgcaggcgcttacAGCTGTGTGGAGTACAAGTaagaaaccgcttaaggtggtggaggtctaccctacaacgtctaactactatcCTACAATGTCTAAagctgtaagggcaatggctagctatgtaagtacagtggagtcaatgcttaaggcgttgtatCTAAGTGTTTACTGCCTGTAAGGGcttgtgtcctagacgtctgtaaggatgttgagGGCGCAGGCGCTTACAGCCATGTGGAGTACAATGggaaaccgcttaaggcagtggaaatctaccctacaatgtctaactactaaactatGGTGTCCAAGGCCTTAGGGGCAATGGCGGGCTATGTAGGTACAGGAGTggcaatgcttaaggcattgtatctaagtggttcCTGCCTGTAAGGGCTT encodes:
- a CDS encoding Copia protein, producing MTDPSGANAGSASSLHWIPPLQGANNYNVWRIQMEDILTNLNLYEHADGLKLKPNPKVAVAITGCKDNEGNHLPDLEVNSNNPLCVSWIKANRKALSNIRLRVDGSVLTHIQGCTTAANAWSMLEATFQVKGTVGLIDLWRQFFSHWMTNGEDIGEHIQQMRRLS
- a CDS encoding Retrotransposable element Tf2 protein; amino-acid sequence: MDEFKNKFLAAFGNPDATRAAEQKITSLTQTGTYAALIIDNALRKEQASHPQQGSKPGKTSSTPNRGASTGQQATKTGPLSSNPNYVLEEERNRRRAEGLCVKCGKPGHKFAKCRTGWKATPKEDKGKAKETAKTGKDSKYQSGKERHLIFPTPRTAKALRLPLIDLPTPQTITMLNGSSPQAGKIWKKANLTFSFDGKQMTKTFLICNTGSHAAILGLKWLDAHNPEIDWNSRTLTFPHAPPEHVAIAKEEEADNNPLEGVPSKYHQYAKVFGEEEFNKLPPHWHYDIAIELTEEGPLNSPLYSMTDAKSATLKDWLRDKLKAGKIRPSKLSISSPVMFVPKKDGTRCLVVNYRHLNNCTKKNVYPLPRPDNLMAQLRGAKVFTKLDLCWGYNNVQVKEGDKWKTAFRTKYGLYKSLVMTFGLTNAPAAFQHFMNKLFKDLLDVCVIIYLDDILIYSKDDVSHTQHVHEVLRHVMENQLFCKASKCTFHVTSVEYLGILVLDKGFSLDKLKIQAVQEWPMPTKVNKVQSFLGFANFLQRFVANFSHTARPLHNLVKKDTAWNWGTKEQEAFQGLKDAITDAPVLCHADPTKPYFLETDASGAALGSILSQRQEDGRLHPLGFLSELFKGAEQNYNTHNKELLAIICSFEYWRIFLEGTLHPITVFTDHWNLEYWKESRTFNRCHAQWHLLLAGYNFQIVYCPGKQSGKPDALLRRSDHANIPPADQTMLPDPIFANVALVTPKKELQRQIKASLDQDESLEEILQFLQNESKAPPSIKRAFKDYKMEAGLLFYQGRIVVPDVGTLRTDLLWIFHNSPLAGHPGRQRTLELVSRNYYWPGIRADMYWHVDSCGTCQRIQKPKYASIPPQPLELPSRPWQHVLYNMIVDLPKDGSNNSILVIVDSFTKYVILVECSKKLKATELADLFLRHVWKRYGMPEKTVSD